Genomic DNA from Mesotoga infera:
ACTTTGCTTTTCCCATATGAAAAGCCTACCTTCATTAATATAAAACTGCTTTGTCACCTTTACCCTGACGAAGGGCAAAGAAACCATATATCTCAATCCTCTTGCCGGTCCCTCTTCACTTTCCTTTACCAGAGTTATCTTTTCAACATTTGGGCCTGCCTTTGAAAGCTCAGCCTGAATTATGCTGTCAACTTTGAAAAGTTCTGAATATCTCTCTACCTCTCCAAGAGCAATATTCGATCTTCTGATGAGATCTGTGAACATCAAGAGTACTGATGAAAGCACAATCGTGAAAACTATCATTACTACTGTCAGTTCAACAAGAGTCATCCCAATTTTCCTTCGTTTCACTTCTACCACCCTGTCCATTCGAAAAATCCTAAGATAATACCATAAGGACTATCCTTATCTCTTGTTTGTGTCTCTAGTTCTAACTTCGTTGAATGTTGCTCATTCAAAGTCTTGTCTTTCGATTGTGAGCTTGCAACAAGATGCCAATTCTCCGGTCTCGACGAGAATTAATTATCCACTGAGCTTTGAAGGACTCACGATTCTTATGTGGAGCTGCAATAAG
This window encodes:
- a CDS encoding type II secretion system protein codes for the protein MDRVVEVKRRKIGMTLVELTVVMIVFTIVLSSVLLMFTDLIRRSNIALGEVERYSELFKVDSIIQAELSKAGPNVEKITLVKESEEGPARGLRYMVSLPFVRVKVTKQFYINEGRLFIWEKQSAQGDFPVDSTADLIEPLDSAENIIFSSSSFDHVDLEFESVNGGSVLYSIMLSSPDGTRPHRSSVRLINVK